AGTATAAATCCAGAATGAGCCCATAGTATTGACAGATTCAGAGCTCAAACTTCAATCAGTACCTTCTTTGTTCAGTCATCATGGCGGCCTCTCGCTCAGTCTCTATCACCTACGTTCCGGCAGACTGTGGCTCTATCATCCCTGGCAAGTCCaaagctcctcaagctttCCAAGACGTGGGCATTGCCCCCAAGCTTCGAGATGTGGGACTCCAGTCTGTATCGGAGCATGAGGCATTGGAGTCGCCTGCAAGATACGCAGTTACAAGCCTTTCACCTGGAGGCGTGCGTAATGAGCAACTCAATATCTCAGTCTGCCAACAAGTCTACAGCGCCATCTCACACAATCTCAGCCCCTCAACCAGCAAGGCCCCCTTCCAGCTCATTCTTGGTGGCGAGTGCTGCATGCTACCGGCCATCCTTTCTGCCTTCTGGCAGCATGCAGACTCGCAGTCTCCATCTAAGCGGGTCGGCCTCATCTATATCGACGCCGATACTGACCTGACGTCTCCAATCGATCCAAGTTCTACCGGCGCCTTCGCAGGAATGAACATGACCCACCTCATACAAACTCCGGGGGCGCTGCAGAGCATGAAGCAATTCTCTCAACCCTCTGGCGAGCCAGTCTGCAACGCCTCCAACATGGTTCTCTTCGGCATCAATATGTCCTTTTCAGGAAACAAACCTGAGCATTTTGCGTATCTCTTTGATAACAACTACAAGGTTGTTAGCTCAGCCTCGGTGTCCCATGAGCCAGAGCAACGGGCTAAAGAGGCACTGGAATACCTCAATGATAACGTTGATATTATCATGGTACATttggatgttgatgccatTGATCCGCAGATGTTTCCACTGGCAAACGTCCCAAATTTCACCGGCGTGAAATTTGAAGAGATGATGCGCGCATTGAGGGTATTTTTGGCGAGTGAAAAGGTTGGCGGACTGACGATTGCTGAAGTCAATCCGGATCATGATCCAGGGTTGAAGATGGTACAAAGACTCACCAATGAGGTGGTTGACATGTTGGCAGCGAGAAATGGATAAGATTAGTAGGGCCTGGAGATTTAATATAGCTCCTAGATAGCTAATGCTAAAGGGGCGTGTTAAATTAGTTATAGGTGATAGTAAGAGTGACCACCACGAACTCAAGCAGCGCGCCAATGGTGTGGCTCAGTGGTAACTTTCCAATAAAAACAATTTAGTTCTGTAAACAACTCGTCATTCCTTAACCCCATGATCTCCATATGAGGGGAAATCCTCTTTACCCCGTGCTATCGCATGGTTTTGTGACACCATCAATCCCAGACGTACCGATCTGCCTTCTTCCCAAACTGCAACGGTCTACTGCCCCGTGAGGCGGGCTGAGGACTATAGCCATAGCCCCgttcctcaagctcctcttcttcagagaAATCACCCTGCATATTTTCAGCTACGTCGCTACACTCCGGTTCGTGAGGAGCGTGTCGGGGTCGTTGGCCTGAGTGAGCTGGTCCGGGAGACGATTTCGATGAGCGGAAATAATTACCGCTTGCTCCGTCGGCATGTAGTGAAGCTGGGGTCCGGCTCCGGTCGGGCGTGCTAGGTACCCTCGATGCCCCCCTTTGTCTAGTCCTCGGCGGCCCTGAGACGGAGCTCTTCAATTTTGGCCTCTGCGGTCCTCCAAACGGTTCAGCATCAGAATGGCCTGAATAGCGGGCGtactcctcagcctcctcctcctggaagTCATCGTCTCGATCCTGACGCACTCTGGCCTGGAACGTCTCGTCGCCCTTCTTGGTGGACTTCAAGTAGGCCTCGAATTCCGATGTCGTTTCCGCTACGGACCGAAAGTGGTCGGCGGTCAGGATGGCCGGCAGGCCGTCGTTTTCGCTCGACGCCTCTTTATCGTAAAGGGCAAGGCCTGCGGCAATCTGCACCGCGTTGCGGATCTGGCGCCCGTTCCAGGgccccttcttctttttgttgGCCCTCGAGTATTCTCTATATTCGTCTTCGACGAActtcttgatggcgctgTCTAGGACCTTGATGTACCCGTCATTGGAGGACTTGTCTTTTGCGTGCTCAATCCTGGGTAGACGATTCAGGTTGGATTGGAGAATCGCGATCGTGTCATTCAGGCTTAGGTGCGGATAGCAGAGGCTCAAGTGCACGCGCGAGCGGAAGGCTTCGTCAAGGGCTCCCACTCGGTTTGttgtgaggaagaggatccCACTATAGTACTCTAAGACTCTGAGAAACACTTGAGCACGGCATTGTCAGCATCTAATGCGTCGTTCGAAGGGGGGATGTTGGTTGAGGGAATGACCTACCTCCTACGAGGGCGTTACGCTCCAAGTTGCCACTGCTCCGATCTCGCTGCGTGAGGAAGACgtcggcctcgtcaaggagcagaaTACAGTCCCACAAGTGGGCATAGCGAAACGTGTCTCGGAGCGACTTGTCGACTGCGCTGGGCGAGAACCCCAAGTCGCCACAGGTGATGGGGAAAAGCGGCTTGCTGTTCTCAATCGCAACCGCCTCGGCCGTGGCCGTTTTACCAACGCCGGGAGCTCCATGTAGGAGAATCACGAGCCCCTTCCCCTTTCCCTGGACAACGTCGAGCTGGATGGTCGACTGTCCCTGCTTCTCTTTCTGCCGTGCTCTGAAATGAGCCGAGACCGCCGACCTGATCATCTTTCTGCGGGGCGCGGGCATCTGAATATCATCCAGTGTGACACGGCTCTGTTGCGAGTTCATGTCGATGCCTTGGACTTCGAGGCGGGCgaacctcctctccctcaaaACATAGCCGAATAACCTCTTCGGTAGGATAGCTAGCTCTTCATCTGTCCACTCATCGTCTTTGATAGCGGTAGCGCCCTCCCCAACAATGAACCTATCATTATCAGCCCATTCGTTTGCTTCTCGGTTGTATAACGTGTCCTCGCGGGAAAGAATGGGGATGGCCTCGCATCTGAAGCGCCTGGAACTATCCAAGCCATTGGGGTACTCTTCCCAGACTCGGAGTTCCATTTCAGTGTACGCCTCTGTTTCCCACGAGGTATCCTGTGTCTGACATTCGCCGACGCTGGTCTCCCATTGTGGGTAGTTCCGAAGAGTCTCCTCGAAATCAATAACAACCTCACTTTCGATGTACTCAGGATAGTTGATGGTTTCTCCCTTGTCGTCCACCAGGGGTTCCTCCTGAATGCCCGTGATGAAAGTCCACCCTGAGTAGTAGAGGTGCCTCACACTCTCGGCAATGCACGACTTGAAGGTTTGTCCCAATTTCCTTTGTTCCTCGAGGAGTGCAGCACAATTTGGGTGGAATTCCAGAGGGTAGCACTTTAGGGACGTAATATCCCGTTCTCCATTGAAGAAATCGAACTGGACATTCCTCCAAACTGGAAACAGCTTCTCGCCGTCATAATCGAGACAATAAATGCCCCATGATGTCTCGCCGGAGTTTTTGAGAAAACATTCTTTCTCTTCGTCGAACTCAGTAGAGTGGTCGGATACAATgcatgaagccatcctccACACCTGTTGCGCGGCAGATCGGTGGAGAGTTTGGCCCGACTGGGCGAGAGGTAGGAAGGCCAACGATCCAGGGCGGAAGAGATATGGGATCTCTTCGTACCTGACACGGCGACGTATTTTCTTGTCGTGGTGTTGGAACTTGCTGCGGATAGGTAGTACTACCTGCTCCACGAAGTCGACGTAGCACCGCATGTGTTCTAAAGCAGTCTCGGTTGATCTGCTCGACGTTTTGTCGGTCTCGTCGGCTTCGAGAACGTCGTTTGTATCCTCGCTAGAGACCTTGGGCCGCTCCATCTCGATAGACTCATCCGAACGGGTCCCAGCCGTCCCTGGCAAAAGGCTACCCAGACCCGTGCTAGGCGAATCACCTTGTGGCTTGTGTgcattctccatctcgactaACTTCCTTTTCATGCCGCCGTGGAACTCTTCAAGAATCCGAAAGGGGCGGCTAAACTCCATCGTTGCTTCGGTCTGTATTTCCTCACACTCGGCCAGAGATCCCAGAGCATGAAGGATCGTCTCTGATCGAATCCGGATCCGCTGGATGCGCCCCTCCTGGGGTGACTTGGAACCTCTGGGTAGCTTCAGCTGCGCTCCAGAGATGCCTTTGGTCTTGTCGTTGTTTTCAGGGTGGACGCGGTGAGGTCTTTTCTTCGTCTCGGCCTTAACGTCCTCATGCCagtcggccttggcgacgaggacttCAATGACATAGTCTCCGTCGTCCCCATCCATACGGTTCATGAATCCTTGGTAATTATAGTAGCGCACCTC
This Fusarium keratoplasticum isolate Fu6.1 chromosome 6, whole genome shotgun sequence DNA region includes the following protein-coding sequences:
- a CDS encoding AAA domain-containing protein; amino-acid sequence: MMAEEMPPVTANSMATETSSTGSSSAAARSPQEILSDSTTPTHLGNQEESGNSLGEDPRGTSGVSERDAESVQEESLHEKHDQESKSEDEDGDTPEEEVLPEKERPLTTEVRYYNYQGFMNRMDGDDGDYVIEVLVAKADWHEDVKAETKKRPHRVHPENNDKTKGISGAQLKLPRGSKSPQEGRIQRIRIRSETILHALGSLAECEEIQTEATMEFSRPFRILEEFHGGMKRKLVEMENAHKPQGDSPSTGLGSLLPGTAGTRSDESIEMERPKVSSEDTNDVLEADETDKTSSRSTETALEHMRCYVDFVEQVVLPIRSKFQHHDKKIRRRVRYEEIPYLFRPGSLAFLPLAQSGQTLHRSAAQQVWRMASCIVSDHSTEFDEEKECFLKNSGETSWGIYCLDYDGEKLFPVWRNVQFDFFNGERDITSLKCYPLEFHPNCAALLEEQRKLGQTFKSCIAESVRHLYYSGWTFITGIQEEPLVDDKGETINYPEYIESEVVIDFEETLRNYPQWETSVGECQTQDTSWETEAYTEMELRVWEEYPNGLDSSRRFRCEAIPILSREDTLYNREANEWADNDRFIVGEGATAIKDDEWTDEELAILPKRLFGYVLRERRFARLEVQGIDMNSQQSRVTLDDIQMPAPRRKMIRSAVSAHFRARQKEKQGQSTIQLDVVQGKGKGLVILLHGAPGVGKTATAEAVAIENSKPLFPITCGDLGFSPSAVDKSLRDTFRYAHLWDCILLLDEADVFLTQRDRSSGNLERNALVGVFLRVLEYYSGILFLTTNRVGALDEAFRSRVHLSLCYPHLSLNDTIAILQSNLNRLPRIEHAKDKSSNDGYIKVLDSAIKKFVEDEYREYSRANKKKKGPWNGRQIRNAVQIAAGLALYDKEASSENDGLPAILTADHFRSVAETTSEFEAYLKSTKKGDETFQARVRQDRDDDFQEEEAEEYARYSGHSDAEPFGGPQRPKLKSSVSGPPRTRQRGASRVPSTPDRSRTPASLHADGASGNYFRSSKSSPGPAHSGQRPRHAPHEPECSDVAENMQGDFSEEEELEERGYGYSPQPASRGSRPLQFGKKADRYVWD